ACTAGCCATATTTTTTATTGCAAAGGAAGCCGTAAAACCCATATGCGAAAATAGATTTTTCAGGGTAAAAGTTGGACTATTCGTGGTTTATGTCAAATCCTATAAAATTGTTATGATTGATTTTTACCGCAAAAGGAATTTAAAAGCTTTACGCTAAAGGCTGACAAAAGCAAACAAAACAAATCGTTTTAAACATCCACAGAAAATCAAAGATTTTCAAGAAACTTAGGTGCTCTTTTATACAGAAAGAAAGTAAACTTAAACTTCTAAAGTGTCAAAAATTTTTGTGGCTTTTGTGGTTAAAAATTTCAAAGTTTCCCTTAGTAATGTTAAATTACTTTTTATTCTTATCCCGAAATTCTGACGGTGACAGGTTTTCCAGTTTAGAAAATAAACGGCTGAAATACGTATGATCGCTGTAACCAATTTCGTATGCTATTTCCTTTATAGTAAGACTGGTAAAGACCAGCAATCTTTTAGCTTCCATTAAAATTTCCTGATGAATCCAGTGCTGTGTGGACTTCCCGGTTATTTCATGTACCGCTTCCGTTAAATAACCCCGGGAAATATTTAAAAATTCAGCGTAGGCTGATGGACTTTTCACTGATTTAAAATTTTTGCGCACCAGTATTCTGAAATCTCTGGTAAGTTCCCACATTCTGCCTTTAGAAGATACTTCTGCGGAATTTTCATGAGAATACCATTGCGCAAATGTTCCCATAAAAGAATTGAGTAACGACTGGGCGGTAAAAAAGCCTTCCTTAGATTCAAGCATCTCATCCGTATACACATCACGAAGTAGCTCCGCGATGACGGCTACTTTTTTAACCTGATCCTTATGTAAAGACAATGGTTTTATTTCCATTAATGATTCTTCAAAAACCTGGCGAATAAGATCAGGAACCAGATCTGTCTTTACGGCAACAAACCATCCCGAAACTTCCTTCATAAAAAGCCCTTGATGCACCTGTCCCGGCAAAACACAGAACACCACAGCATCCTGTGCTTCAATGATATTAAAATCAACCATCATTTTCACATGGCCACTTTCCATGATCGTGAAAATATAATGACTGTCACGATGAATTCCCTTATCAATTAAATGATCTTCGGTACTGTTAAGGGTTATTTTTTCCACCACAAACTGGTGTCGTGAAATATCACTTAGATCATAAGTCGGGATACTTTTTCTCATTAAACAAGTTGAAAATAATATAACGAAGATAGCAATACGTATTTATACCCAGCCCATGATTTACCGATTTATATGGCAAAATAGCCGGCCGCTTCTTCGTTACTTTGAAATACCATTGAATTTTAAATATTTTAAAACCTGAGTTCGATTAAAACAAATAATTTAAAATGTTGATTTTGAAATAGTTACTATACACCAATAGCATAACTTCAGCCCAATGATAAAATCACAAATCAAATAGGGGGCTTTAGTACAAATTGATTATAAATTTCGGCTAAAGCCTCCAGGAGTCTCATCTTTTTTAGACGGGCTGAAGCCCGTCCCTATTAATCTGATAGAATATTTTATGGATTGAGCTCAGGTTTAAACTAAAAATCATGAATAAAAACACTTCCTTAAATGCCGGAATGAGTTCCGGTTAAAAAACAAAAGTTATCATTATCGGAGCCGGAACTTGCGGACTATATACCGCCTTATCGTTTGGTAAAGGATAAAAAATTCAGTGCCGGCGATATGCTGATCTTTGATATGAATACTACCCTTGGCGGACGGTTAGAATCTGTCATCATGCCCCGAATGGACTTCTGGGAAGAATTAAGAGGCATGCGTTATCTGACTTCACAGGAAATTGTTACCACTCTGACCGAAGATTACCCTTCCCTTGAAAATCCAAAAAACGAATTCCTGTGAAGTCAGATAAAAAGTACTATTCAGAATGGTAGATCAATAAAAACGAAACCGATCTGACATTTCAAGATTGGTTTCATTGTTTTATTGTTTATTTCTTCGTTACTTTTGCATTGGGTTTACCCTATTCGGTGCGCCTTCAATTTTATGGATCATCAATTTTCTGATAACAGCCAAATCGGTATCGTTTCCTCTTTTTCTGACCTTGTGATTTCTCATTTTAAAGGTGAAATGAATGCGCTTTGCTGGAATAGAAATCTTGAAGGAGATTTTAAAGAAATTGTTTCTCAACTTCAACTGAAAGACAATATTACCGAAGTTTCTGCTGAAGATCTTTTAGCATTAACACTATCTGAAAAAGGCGATATCGCGAGACAAACTATTTTAAATGATCTGCAGTTATTGAGTGACTTTGGAGCTTCACCATCCCTTAATTTGCTTAAAAATTATGAAAGAGATGATGAATTTGATTTCATTTCCACCGATGTCTACTCATTTCATGTTGACCGCTCACCCATCGGAACCGATACTTTTTTATGTACTTATTACGGTGCAGCAAGTGACATTATTCCAAATCATCAGGTAACACAAAAAATTCTCATTCCTGAAATCCGCGAAAAGCTTAAAGAGCTGCATCAGGATTCTGAAGGAGATTTTGAGACTTTTCTGACAGAGTATTTTTTCGATCTTCATTATGAACCTCACCATGGTGCCAAACCTCTCAATTTAGGATTGGGGCATCTTTGGAGACTGGCTGTAGATCATCCTGAACAAAAAGTTTTGCCGTGCGTACACAGAGCGCCCGCAGAAAACGACGGAGAATACAGGCTGCTTCTTATTTGTTAAAAACGGAGACTAGACTGTTGATTATATTTTTGTCTCTCGCTGATTTTGCAGATGACGCAGATTTTAAAATTTCAAAAATGAAAACTGTCAAAGATTTAAAAAACAGCATCCTTCGTGCATCCTTGCCAAAAAGCAGCTGCATATGCGTTCCGTAATTTTATCTTTGATAAAATCTCTGCGTCTTAAAAACATAAAGTATTAAAATAATCTTTGCGACTTTGCGATAAACCAACAAAAAAAAATTCGTGCATTCGGGGCAAAAAGACAATCCACAATTTTATCTTTGATAAAATCTTTGCGTCTTAAAAACATAAAGTATTAAAATAATCTTTGCGACTTTGCGATAAACCAACAAAAAAAAAGATTCGTGCATTCGTGACAAAAAGACACTCCACAATTTTATCTTTGATAAAATCCTTGCGACTTAAAAACATAAAGTATTAAAATAATCTTTGCGACTTTGCGATAAACCAACAAAAAAAAATTCGTGCATTCGGGGCAAAAAGACACTCCACAATTTTATCTTTGATAAAATCCTTGCGACTTAAAAACATAAAGTATTAAAATAATCTTTGGGACTTTGCGATAAACCAACAAAAAAAATTCGTGCATTCGGGGCTACAAAAACAAATCAGTTAGAAACCACTTCGTACATCAGATGTTCATTTTTAGCATATCCGTCCAGATCATTGTCTTTGTAGTAGATTCCTGCCTTTCCGGAAAATACACTCCTGTTCAGCAGTTTGATCTTAGCCAGCAGTTTTCTCATTTGCTGATCCCTGTTTACCGGATTTTGAAATACTAACATATATTTATTGAATGAATACTCTATCATAAACCTGGTTATCTGTTCAGCCAAAGAAGCTATTGCTTTGCTATCAAGTCCTGAAAGCACATAAGAACAGTTGAAAACAACTACTGAAGGAGAAGAAAAACGGTTTTCAAGACGCTTTTTATTGATCTGGCTAAAATCTTTAACAAAATCAAAAGTATCATGCAGCCTGAAACATTCGGAGCGGGAGAATGTCATTGCCTTTTCCAGCATCGCAGTTGAAGAATCCACACCAATGTAATGAATACTATCCTGAACCTCATCTTTAAAAAGTGTACTAAAGGCGAGTGCAGCCGTCAATGGACCACATCCAAAATCAATAAACACAACTTTATTCCCCAATTTTTTTATTTCAGCTGAAAAATAATCAAAATGAGTCCTGAAAACGTATTGAGAAGACGCATAATGTTTCCGCATATTCCAGTAACAGTATAACTGCACTTTATCCTGCGGCGTATACTCGAGAAACAGCTGATCCAGAGAACCACCATACTTAAAATTCTGATGAACATCCAGATTTAAGGTTTCGTCAAAATCAGCCAAACCATAGCAAATAATATTGTTACGCGTAAAATCTTTCCCGGCACCCAGAATTTTTTCCGGCCACTCCGTTCTTCGGTCAGCCATTATTTTATCGAGAACCAAGGCTTTAAAAGCAGAATCAAAAGAATGATCCCACTGTATTTCCACATCTTCTTCAAGAGGTTTCCCGTTGGTTGGAAGACCAAGAAGATCTTCCGCTAAAATTTCCTTCACCGGAATATCAATATATCCCTCTTTTGATTTACAATATTCTATTAAACGCAGATAAATAATATTAGCAGAGAGAATACTGTCATTCCCAATCAGGATCAATTGCTCTTTAGATCGCGTTAAGGCCACATTCAGCTTTCGGTCGACATCTCCTTCATCGTTTAAACTTACCATTCCATTAAGCTGGAAAGGATTATTAATTGAAAAAGAATAAATAATAATATCCCGCTGGCTTCCCTGAAAACGTTCAACAGAATCTACCGTGATCTCTTCATAGCCCGGAATCTCTGCCTCTTCCAATTTTTGTTTGATAATCGCAATCTGATTACGGAAAGGCGCAATAATCCCCAATGACTCTTTAGGGCTGAACACCTTCTGATTTGACTGATACAAAGCCTGAACCTCTTTTACGATCTTCACAACGAGGTCAGCTTCATATTCATTAAATTTAGCATAAAGATCATCCGACTGTTTATTATTAAAGAATATCAGTCTTTTATTCGCGAGTAGATTTCTCAGCGAAGCGCCTGAATTTTCAGTAAAATTCATGGTGTTTACCTGACGGAAAAGTGCGTTTTTAACATTTGGATCAAGATTCGGTGTGTGATACGCTTCCACCAGCTTCCCCCCGTAAAAGGCAAAATTGGGAAATAAAGCAATCTCCTGATGCATCCTTCCCTGATAGGATAAAGAATCAATCGCATGCAGAAGCTTGTGATTCTCACAAAACCTGAATAAACGTTCGAACAAAGAATTCTTACGGTTCTGCAACCCCATATTTTCAAGATCAGAATCATTCGTCAGAGAACGGTCTGAGTTCTGGAGTGAAATGGCTGGAAGCTGTTTATGATCGCCGATTAAAATAAACTTGGGAACTTTAGAAAGTGTACCAATGATTTGGGGCTCCAAGATCTGGGAAGCTTCATCTACAATAATATAATCAAAATCCTTTATTTTAAAGATCTGATCTCGTGAACTGATCGAAGCCACCGTGGAAATGTAAATCATATTTTCGGCGAGCAGCTTTTCAATTTCAAGGCGGGATAATCTCTTTCCATCTGATTTTAGCTTCTCTTCCCGGCGATTAATTACCTCTGACAACAGATTTTTATGATGTTCCGGTGAGGAAGAAAGTCTTGATCCGAAACGGATGAAATTGATACGCTCCGGGCTTCCTGCAGCCGCATTCACAGCTTCACAAAGCTCATCCACTGCACGGTTGGTATAAGCCAGTACCAGCACATTTTTTTCTGTCTCCATCAATTCTTTCACCAGATTTTTGATGACGATAGACGTTTTACCCGTTCCCGGCGGGCCATTCAGCAGGAAATAATGGTCTGCCGACAGAGCTTTGTTGATCACACGCTCCTGCTCGAAAGAAATACCTTTATTTTTATAGCCATAATCCCTTGACGCCGCGGGAAACTTCTGCAATAAAAGTAAATCGGCAAATATTTTTTTAGCGTTTAAAAATTCATACAGATTTTTATACATGGAATTGAAAGAAGATTCCATAAAATCTCTTTCAACAGCCCATTTCCCTTCTTCCCCGAAGGATTCAAAATAGCTTTTATTCCTCTGTCGGTATCGAAAATAGACAGTGACATATTCTTTAGTGATCGACTGAATAGTACATTTAAACAACCGGTTTTTAGAGACAATATCGGTTTCCTTATTTCTCGGATACAAAACACAGATATCGCCTGTACGGAAATTAGCGTGTTTATTACCTGGATTCGTTCTTTTAAACCTGATGATCTGCTCCTCCTCATCAATTTTATTTTCCTCAATGGTCAGGTCATAAAGAATTTCAAACTTCTTATCTTTTTCCTCAAAACTATTGAGCCAAAGGCCTGCAAGTCCGTTATTACTGTTTTCTTTTTCCCTTTCGTTACTTCCCACTTTACTCAGATAGTGCTCATACGCCACATAATTAACAAACGACCTGAAATATTTCTGAGCCAATGCCGAAGACTGCAAGTATGGATTTAAAAAAGCATGAATCTGAGGCTCTATCCTGATTCTGAAATTTTTATGAATTTCCTTATTAATGATATTCACAGGATTTACCATGCTGAGAATCTGACCTGTTTTTTCCAGATTATCTTCTGCCAGCAAATGTTCCAGAATAATGATCCTGTTGCGAACCTCAAGAATCTGCTGAAAACCTCTTTCATAAGGTGCCTGACCACGAAGGTTCCCCTGATCCGCTTTTGAATAAAGAATATATCCCTGAAGGAAATTATTCAGCTTGCTAATATCAATATTTTCAGCCTGAGAAATTAAAAGATAATATAAAAAGAGCTGGGACTGATGGTTATTTTTAATGCTTTTGCCATCATCCGGAAAAACAGTTCCTCCCGATTTCAGTTCAATGATCTTAGAAATGGCTTCCGTTTTATTTCTTCGGTCCAATATATCCAATCGCCCCTGAATACCATATTTCTCGGAGATAAAAGAGGGTTCGAGAGAGGCATTTTCAATATCAATGTTCAACTCAGGAAAATCATTGTGAATGACTTGTTTTATTGTATTGAAATGTCTCTGACAATCCTGCTGAAACAGCGTAAAATCAGAAGCTGAGGCAATATCTTCACAGGTGGTATATTCAAATGGATTCGACTTAAAATGCTTGATAAATGTTGTTTTAAAACTCACATTTTCTTCAGCACCGGAAAAAAGTTCATCCACAACGAGATTGGCAAAATTTCCCAAAAGGATGTGTTTTGAATTAGCAACCTTTTCAAATTTAGACTTTAAATACAGTAATTCTGAATGACCATAATCCTGCAGACATTCTGAAATGGCAGAAACATCCACCAGATAATCAGGCTCGAGAATGAGGTATTTAGGATGAAATATTTGGTCAGCATCAATCATAATATTCAGCAGATACAATGTTGCACCCACCCAGAAATTCGCTACGGAGGCAAATTCATCATTAAAGCCCAAAGCATTGATCTGAACAACAATCAGTTGATCTTCCGGAATTTTCATATCCAGAGCGATGCTGTTTTGATCAAGTTGGCAAATCAAAATATTTTCCTTTATTTCAACAACAGAAACACGGGCTTCAGGAAACAGCAGCTCAGAGGGTGAACGGTAAGTTTCGGCAGGCCTCTCCGCTTCAAGCAGGTCAGCAGGTACCGCAATTCCATATGTATCTTGTAAAAATTTTGCAAACACCGCCACGTGATACCGATACGTTTCTTCCGATGGAATGATCTGGTGATGCAGCAACTGATTGGCGGCTGTTCTTAAACCATGAATATTTCTAGAAGTCTTAAATCCGGTACAGATGTATGATAAACGTGAAAATAAATCGGCAAAATTGATCGTTTCATGACTTGTCAAATCCTTAGACACCTTTTCCAAAAGCTGCCTAAGCAATGGATATTTTGTTTTTACGCTAAGGCTGGAATCGGTATGAATAGAAATCAACTCATCCAAATAATCTAATGCTGCAATTTTCTCTGACACGGCTGACAATGCTAAAAAGTAATCTTATATGATCAATAAAAAAGGATTGGGAATTTGTGGTAAAACCAAAAATCCAATCCCTTGTACAATGTACGGTGTAAAGATACAACAGAATCGGGAATTATTTGTTTTAAGCTGTTTTTTCTTTCTTTTGTTAGATATTTATCCATTTTTTCAGAGTAATCGAAAACTCTGCTTTTCGGTAAAATTCTCTAATAAAATGGTAGCGAAAATTATTTTATCCTCTCCCAAACACGCTTAGGGATTTTCTTGACGTCTTTATTTTGGGATTTCATCAGGATTCTGACGATTAATCAGCAGTTATTTTCTGTCGATTTTTACAATCAGTCTTTTAGGCTCCGTGTTAGTCTGTACGTGATGAATATACGTGAAATCAAATGACAAACGTTTCTCGGAAAAACATGTTTTTCTACAATACTGGTAATCCTATTCCCGTTGTAGTATCTGAAAAGCCGGAAGATGTAAAAAAGGAGGAATTATTTTTTTCATCGAATGTCGTTTTTTGTATACTGTCAAATATATAAAAAACACAAACTCACAATAAACACATTTTCAGTTAATTAATAATCATTTAAGCTAAAAAAAAGAATTTATTTAAATTTATTACATAAGATTTTTTAAAATGATCTTTTTTTTAATATAATTATTCTTTTTA
The sequence above is a segment of the Chryseobacterium sp. MYb264 genome. Coding sequences within it:
- a CDS encoding helix-turn-helix domain-containing protein — encoded protein: MRKSIPTYDLSDISRHQFVVEKITLNSTEDHLIDKGIHRDSHYIFTIMESGHVKMMVDFNIIEAQDAVVFCVLPGQVHQGLFMKEVSGWFVAVKTDLVPDLIRQVFEESLMEIKPLSLHKDQVKKVAVIAELLRDVYTDEMLESKEGFFTAQSLLNSFMGTFAQWYSHENSAEVSSKGRMWELTRDFRILVRKNFKSVKSPSAYAEFLNISRGYLTEAVHEITGKSTQHWIHQEILMEAKRLLVFTSLTIKEIAYEIGYSDHTYFSRLFSKLENLSPSEFRDKNKK
- a CDS encoding DUF1826 domain-containing protein yields the protein MDHQFSDNSQIGIVSSFSDLVISHFKGEMNALCWNRNLEGDFKEIVSQLQLKDNITEVSAEDLLALTLSEKGDIARQTILNDLQLLSDFGASPSLNLLKNYERDDEFDFISTDVYSFHVDRSPIGTDTFLCTYYGAASDIIPNHQVTQKILIPEIREKLKELHQDSEGDFETFLTEYFFDLHYEPHHGAKPLNLGLGHLWRLAVDHPEQKVLPCVHRAPAENDGEYRLLLIC
- a CDS encoding AAA domain-containing protein is translated as MSEKIAALDYLDELISIHTDSSLSVKTKYPLLRQLLEKVSKDLTSHETINFADLFSRLSYICTGFKTSRNIHGLRTAANQLLHHQIIPSEETYRYHVAVFAKFLQDTYGIAVPADLLEAERPAETYRSPSELLFPEARVSVVEIKENILICQLDQNSIALDMKIPEDQLIVVQINALGFNDEFASVANFWVGATLYLLNIMIDADQIFHPKYLILEPDYLVDVSAISECLQDYGHSELLYLKSKFEKVANSKHILLGNFANLVVDELFSGAEENVSFKTTFIKHFKSNPFEYTTCEDIASASDFTLFQQDCQRHFNTIKQVIHNDFPELNIDIENASLEPSFISEKYGIQGRLDILDRRNKTEAISKIIELKSGGTVFPDDGKSIKNNHQSQLFLYYLLISQAENIDISKLNNFLQGYILYSKADQGNLRGQAPYERGFQQILEVRNRIIILEHLLAEDNLEKTGQILSMVNPVNIINKEIHKNFRIRIEPQIHAFLNPYLQSSALAQKYFRSFVNYVAYEHYLSKVGSNEREKENSNNGLAGLWLNSFEEKDKKFEILYDLTIEENKIDEEEQIIRFKRTNPGNKHANFRTGDICVLYPRNKETDIVSKNRLFKCTIQSITKEYVTVYFRYRQRNKSYFESFGEEGKWAVERDFMESSFNSMYKNLYEFLNAKKIFADLLLLQKFPAASRDYGYKNKGISFEQERVINKALSADHYFLLNGPPGTGKTSIVIKNLVKELMETEKNVLVLAYTNRAVDELCEAVNAAAGSPERINFIRFGSRLSSSPEHHKNLLSEVINRREEKLKSDGKRLSRLEIEKLLAENMIYISTVASISSRDQIFKIKDFDYIIVDEASQILEPQIIGTLSKVPKFILIGDHKQLPAISLQNSDRSLTNDSDLENMGLQNRKNSLFERLFRFCENHKLLHAIDSLSYQGRMHQEIALFPNFAFYGGKLVEAYHTPNLDPNVKNALFRQVNTMNFTENSGASLRNLLANKRLIFFNNKQSDDLYAKFNEYEADLVVKIVKEVQALYQSNQKVFSPKESLGIIAPFRNQIAIIKQKLEEAEIPGYEEITVDSVERFQGSQRDIIIYSFSINNPFQLNGMVSLNDEGDVDRKLNVALTRSKEQLILIGNDSILSANIIYLRLIEYCKSKEGYIDIPVKEILAEDLLGLPTNGKPLEEDVEIQWDHSFDSAFKALVLDKIMADRRTEWPEKILGAGKDFTRNNIICYGLADFDETLNLDVHQNFKYGGSLDQLFLEYTPQDKVQLYCYWNMRKHYASSQYVFRTHFDYFSAEIKKLGNKVVFIDFGCGPLTAALAFSTLFKDEVQDSIHYIGVDSSTAMLEKAMTFSRSECFRLHDTFDFVKDFSQINKKRLENRFSSPSVVVFNCSYVLSGLDSKAIASLAEQITRFMIEYSFNKYMLVFQNPVNRDQQMRKLLAKIKLLNRSVFSGKAGIYYKDNDLDGYAKNEHLMYEVVSN